In Aphelocoma coerulescens isolate FSJ_1873_10779 chromosome 13, UR_Acoe_1.0, whole genome shotgun sequence, the following are encoded in one genomic region:
- the SNCB gene encoding beta-synuclein produces the protein MEVFMKGLSKAKEGVVAAAEKTKQGVAEAAEKTKEGVLYVGSKTQGVVQGVTSVAEKAKEQASQLGEAAFSGAGNIAAATGLVKKEEFPADLKAEEVAQEAVEEPLVEPLLEPEGENYEEPPQEEYQEYEPEA, from the exons ATGGAGGTGTTTATGAAGGGCTTGTCCAAGGCCAAGGAGGGGGTGGTCGCCGCAGCTGAGAAGACCAAGCAGGGGGTGGCCGAGGCCGCCGAGAAGACCAAGGAAGGGGTCCTCTATGTCG GGAGTAAAACCCAAGGTGTGGTGCAAGGCGTAACCTCAG TGGCTGAGAAAGCGAAGGAGCAGGCGTCCCAGCTGGGCGAAGCGGCGTTCTCCGGCGCCGGCAACATCGCGGCGGCCACCGGGCTggtgaagaaggaggagttcCCTGCGGACCTGAAG GCAGAGGAGGTGGCCCAGGAGGCTGTGGAGGAGCCGCTGGTCGAGCCGCTGCTGGAGCCAGAGGGGGAGAACTACGAGGAACCCCCacag GAGGAATACCAGGAATACGAGCCAGAGGCATAA
- the HK3 gene encoding hexokinase-3 → MGSRSTRPKSPSGQFGGADRRDQRRNLGAEERGGRYVDRWWGPSPSNPPVLGPMTVVGQSCLLHNRRGSVTILHRNDSMDPSWSMEIDNRFPSRHHSHHHGSSHTTPIQRALRSLCIPLERLHIMKGHMMQDMCKGLSRQTHAQAKVQMLPTYVCSTPNGTEKGNFLVVELCQNQVRTVLVTLYGDGNMSPQMMYKIFDMPESIMQGEGEALFDFIAQCVSQFLAETTTSDTSSSEERLPLGFVFPFTCRQTQLDKAELLSWSKGFSCSGVVGKDVVQMLQSAINKQELSHVDVVALMNDTVGTMMTCCTEGRPCEIAMVADKGSNCCFMAEAYLVEMAEETSGRMCVNTEWGCFGDDGSLNDIFTPYDESVDEESSNPGEKRFEKLVGTLYLGEIVRHALIALTAEKALFTGTNIAVLKEKGVFTIQHVLDIINNEDGTTDVKRVLEVLGLQPSERDCGRVQQICRAVVGRAATLHAVGLAAILSYMCQTRDMETLMVNVGVDGELYKGYSRFEEILQSVSRLLSPECLATLLPSRDGSGRGAAMVTAVALRLAAQRHAVNEVLGPLRLTHADLEKVQALMRQEMERGLGKHTNATASVRMLPTYVSHTPDGTERGDFLALDLGGTNFRVLVVHVTEEGISMASEIYVIPAAIMQGTGEGLFDHIIDCIIDFQTKQNLMTQALPLGFTFSFPCQQVGLDKALLLTWTKGFTASGCVGQDVVQLLRDAAQRKQHSGLQVVALLNDTVGTMMSCGYDDPKCEIGLIVGTGTNACYMEEMRNVGTVEGDQGRMCINMEWGAFGDNGCLDHIFTHFDRVVDETTINPGKQRFEKLISGMYLGEIVRQILLVMTEKQLLFQGRATSKLQTRNIFQTKFLSTIELNGLALRQIRTILNELELNASFEDSVLLREVCQAVSLRAAQLCAAGLAAVVEKMRENRGLERLSVSVGVDGTLYKLHPCFSHNLQKTLKDLAPNCDVSFHLSEDGSGKGAALVAAVACRAASSGQ, encoded by the exons aTGGGCAGCCGCAGCACCCGGCCCAAGTCCCCATCTGGCCAGTTCGGCGGGGCGGACAGAAGAGACCAGAGGCGAAATCTGGGCGCAGAGGAACGGGGTGGCCGGTACGTGGACCG GTGGTGGGGACCCTCTCCTTCCAACCCCCCTGTGCTCGGCCCTATGACCGTGGtggggcagagctgcctcctCCACAACCGCAGAGGCAGTGTGACAATACTGCACAGGAACGACAGTATGGACCCCTCATGGAGCATGGAAATAGACAACAG GTTCCCATCGAGACATCACAGCCACCACCATGGTAGTTCCCACACCACACCG ATACAACGAGCCCTGCGATCgctctgcatcccactggagAGGCTGCATATTATGAAGGGCCACATGATGCAAGACATGTGCAAGGGGCTGAGCCGCCAGACACATGCACAGGCCAAAGTGCAGATGCTGCCCACCTATGTCTGCTCCACTCCCAACGGCACTG AGAAGGGCAACTTTCTGGTGGTGGAGCTGTGCCAGAACCAGGTTCGGACCGTGTTGGTGACCCTCTACGGAGATGGAAACATGAGCCCCCAAATGATGTACAAGATCTTTGACATGCCAGAAAGCATCATGCAGGGCGAGGGGGAAGCG CTCTTTGACTTCATTGCACAATGTGTGTCCCAGTTCCTGGCTGAGACCACCACCTCTgacaccagcagctctgaggaaCGTCTCCCCTTGGGCTTTGTCTTCCCCTTCACCTGCCGGCAGACACAGCTGGACAAG GCAGAACTCCTCTCCTGGTCCAAGGGCTTCAGCTGCAGTGGTGTGGTGGGGAAGGATGTTGTGCAGATGCTGCAGTCAGCCATCAATAAGCAGGAG CTCTCCCACGTGGATGTTGTTGCCCTGATGAATGACACTGTGGGCACCATGATGACCTGCTGCACGGAGGGGAGACCGTGTGAGATCGCCATGGTCGCAG ACAAGGGCTCCAACTGTTGCTTCATGGCCGAGGCATACCTGGTGGAAATGGCAGAAGAGACCAGCGGGCGGATGTGTGTCAACACTGAGTGGGGCTGCTTTGGGGACGATGGCAGCCTGAATGACATCTTCACACCCTATGATGAATCCGTGGATGAGGAATCTTCCAACCCTGGGGAGAAGAG GTTTGAGAAGCTGGTGGGCACCCTGTACCTGGGGGAGATTGTCCGGCACGCGCTGATTGCTCTGACTGCTGAGAAAGCTCTCTTCACTGGGACCAACATTGCTGTCCTGAAGGAGAAGGGAGTGTTCACGATCCAGCATGTTCTGGATATCATCAA CAATGAGGATGGCACGACTGACGTGAAGAGGGTTCTGGAGGTTCTGGGGCTGCAGCCAAGCGAGCGGGATTGCGGCCGGGTGCAGCAGATCTGCCGGGCAGTGGTGGGGCGCGCTGCCACACTCCACgccgtcgggctggctgccATCCTCAGCTACATGTGCCAGACCCGGGACATGGAGACACTGATGGTCAACGTGGGGGTGGATGGAGAATTGTACAAAGGCTACAGCAG GTTTGAGGAGATCCTGCAGAGTGTGTCAAGGCTACTGTCCCCTGAGTGCTTGGCCACCCTCCTGCCCTCGAGAGATGGCTCTGGGCGGGGAGCAGCCATGGTTACAGCAGTTGCTTTGCGCCTGGCAGCCCAGCGCCATGCGGTGAACGAGGTGCTGGGCCCGCTAAGGCTCACCCACGCTGACCTGGAGAAAGTCCAGGCACTGATGAGGCAGGAGATGGAGCGGGGCCTGGGTAAGCACACCAATGCCACTGCCTCTGTCCGCATGCTGCCCACCTACGTTTCTCACACACCTGATGGCACTG AGCGAGGCGACTTCCTGGCACTGGACCTGGGGGGGACCAATTTCCGTGTGCTGGTGGTGCACGTGACAGAGGAGGGTATCAGCATGGCCAGCGAGATCTACGTCATCCCAGCTGCCATCATGCAGGGCACTGGCGAGGGG CTCTTTGACCACATCATTGACTGCATCATAGACTTCCAGACGAAGCAGAACTTGATGACACAGGCACTGCCTCTCGGCttcaccttctccttcccctgccaGCAAGTGGGCCTGGATAAG GCATTGCTGCTGACCTGGACCAAAGGCTTCACCGCCTCAGGCTGCGTGGGACAGGACGTTGTCCAGCTGCTGCGGGATGCTGCCCAGCGCAAACAG CATTCAGGGCTGCAGGTGGTGGCTCTGCTCAACGACACGGTGGGAaccatgatgtcctgtggttATGATGACCCCAAATGTGAAATCGGCCTCATTGTGG ggacagggaccaaTGCCTGTTacatggaggagatgaggaacgTGGGCACTGTGGAGGGGGACCAGGGCCGCATGTGCATCAACATGGAGTGGGGGGCCTTTGGGGACAACGGCTGCCTAGACCACATCTTCACGCACTTCGACAGGGTGGTGGATGAAACCACCATCAACCCGGGCAAGCAGAG GTTTGAGAAGCTCATCAGCGGCATGTACCTGGGCGAGATCGTGCGTCAGATCCTGTTGGTAATGACAGAGAAACAGCTCTTGTTCCAAGGTAGAGCCACCTCCAAACTCCAAACCAGGAACATCTTCCAGACCAAGTTCCTCTCTACCATCGAGCT CAATGGGCTGGCCCTGCGGCAGATACGGACCATCCTGAATGAACTGGAGCTCAACGCCAGCTTTGAGGACAGCGTGCTGCTGCGGGAAGTGTGCCAGGCCGTGTCCCTGCGGGCAGCCCAGCTCTGCGCTGCTGGCTTGGCTGCTGTGGTGGAGAAGATGCGAGAGAACCGAGGCCTGGAGCGGCTGTCTGTCTCTGTCGGGGTGGACGGCACCTTGTACAAGCTGCACCCATG CTTCTCCCACAACCTCCAAAAGACACTGAAGGATCTGGCACCCAACTGCGATGTGTCCTTCCATCTCTCAGAGGACGGCTCGGGGAAAGGGGCCGCGCTCGTGGCAGCCGTGGCCTGTCGCGCTGCCAGCTCAGGGCAATAG
- the EIF4E1B gene encoding eukaryotic translation initiation factor 4E type 1B isoform X2, with amino-acid sequence MATGEQKQQERRQQRARQQELLPAEILGKHPLQNRWALWFFKNDKSKMWQANLRLVTKFSTVEDFWALYSHIQLASKLAAGCDYSLFKDGIEPMWEDSQNKRGGRWLITLAKQQRHTELDRFWLETLLCLIGEMFDEYSDEVCGAVINIRTKGDKIAIWTREAENQEGVTHIGRVYKEHLGLSQKVTIGYQAHADTATKSSSLSKTKFVV; translated from the exons ATGGCTACAGGGGAGCAG AAGCAACAGGAGCGACGCCAGCAGAGGGCTCGGCAGCAAGAGCTGCTCCCGGCAGAGATCCTGGGCAAGCACCCCCTGCAGAATAG atGGGCACTGTGGTTTTTCAAGAATGACAAGAGCAAGATGTGGCAGGCGAACCTGCGCCTCGTCACCAAATTCAGCACTGTGGAGGACTTCTGGGC GCTGTACAGTCACATCCAGCTCGCCAGCAAGCTCGCAGCTGGCTGTGACTATTCCCTCTTCAAG GATGGCATTGAGCCCATGTGGGAGGACAGCCAGAACAAGCGTGGTGGGCGCTGGCTCATCACCCTGGCCAAGCAGCAGCGTCACACCGAGCTGGACCGTTTCTGGCTGGAGACA ctgctGTGTCTCATTGGGGAGATGTTTGATGAGTACAGCGACGAGGTGTGCGGGGCCGTCATCAACATCCGCACCAAGGGGGACAAGATTGCTATCTGGACCCGGGAAGCGGAGAACCAGGAAGGGGTCACCCACATTGG gcGTGTCTACAAGGAGCACCTGGGCCTGTCACAGAAGGTGACCATTGGGTACCAGGCCCATGCGGACACGGCCACCAAGAGCAGCTCCCTTAGCAAGACCAAGTTTGTGGTGTGA
- the UNC5A gene encoding LOW QUALITY PROTEIN: netrin receptor UNC5A (The sequence of the model RefSeq protein was modified relative to this genomic sequence to represent the inferred CDS: deleted 2 bases in 1 codon): MRPPVRASQRAGEGGGRHPGGVSDGPCWSHYISFSLVLSVDMRDRQGFSRLSHCVAAFPDGWQGGRGLPHCWWRGQWGGTGPLACCCAGEGWPSQGTLEVAEPHLPTGAQQSATVANPASGASPDLLPHFQLEPEDVYIVKNKAVSLACRATPATQIYFKCNGEWVHQGDHVTQHSTNRSTGLPVMEVRIEVTRQQVEKIFGLEEYWCQCVAWSSSGTTKSQKAFVRIAYLRKNFEQEPTAREVSIEQGIVLPCRPPEGIPPAEVEWLRNEELVDPALDANVYVTPEHSLVLRQARLADTANYTCVAKNIVARRRSASAAITVYVNGGWSTWTQWSGCSTSCGRGWQKRSRTCTNPTPLNGGAFCEGQNVQKTACTTLCPVDGAWSEWSKWSECGAECTHWRSRECSEPAPRNGGQDCHGPELDTRNCTSELCTHAAPGAEDVALYVGLVAVAVCLVLLLLVGVLVYCRKKGGLDADVADSSILTAGFQPVSIKPSKADNPSLLTIQPDLSTTTMTYQGSLCPRQDGPAKLQLPNGHLLSPLGAGRHTLHHSSPAAEGADFVARLSTQSYFRSLPRGTNNMAYGTFNFLGGRLMIPNTGISLLIPPDAIPRGKIYEVYLTLHKQEEVRLPLAGCQTLLSPIVSCGPPGVLLTRPAILAMGHCVEASAENWSIRLKKQSCEGTWEDVLQLGAEPCTELYYCQLEAQACYVFTEQLGRFALVGESLSMAASKRLKLVLFAPAACPSLEYNIRVYCLSDTQDVLKEVIQLEKQLGGQLIGAPRVLHFKDSYHNLRLSIHDMPSSLWKSKLLASYQEIPFYHIWSGLQPFLHCTFTLERLSTSTCELACKIWVWQVEGDGQSFTVNFNIAKDTRFSDWLVPEEVGTPALVGPSAFKIPFLIRQKIISSLDPPGTRGADWRTLAQKLNLDSHLSFFASKASPTAMILNLWEARHFPNGNLSQLAAAVAEIGKQDGALFSEAEC; the protein is encoded by the exons atgcGGCCCCCGGTCAGGGCCTCACAGCGTGCTGGAGAAGGGGGTGGCAGGCACCCCGGAGGCGTGAGCGATGGCCCTTGTTGGTCACACTACATTTCCTTTTCATTAGTGCTAAGTGTGGACATGAGGGATCGGCAAGGGTTCAGCAGGCTCAGCCACTGCGTGGCTGCTTTCCCTGATGGATGGCAGGGTGGGAGAGGGCTGCCGCACTGCTGGtggaggggacagtggggaggCACAGGGCCACTGGCATGTTGCTGTGCCGGGGAGGGT TGGCCCAGCCAGGGCACGCTGGAGGTGGCCGAGCCCCATCTCCCCACAGGTGCTCAGCAAAGCGCAACCGTGGCCAACCCCGCGTCTGGCGCATCCCCGGACCTGCTGCCGCATTTCCAGCTGGAGCCGGAGGATGTCTACATTGTGAAGAACAAGGCAGTGAGCCTGGCCTGccgtgccacccctgccacccAGATCTACTTCAAGTGCAATGGCGAGTGGGTGCACCAAGGTGACCACGTTACGCAGCACAGCACCAACCGCAGCACTG GGCTGCCCGTGATGGAAGTGCGCATCGAGGTCACCCGCCAGCAAGTGGAGAAGATCTTTGGGCTGGAGGAGTACTGGTGCCAGTGCGTGGCCTGGAGCTCCTCTGGCACCACCAAGAGCCAGAAAGCCTTCGTGCGCATCGCCT ATCTGCGCAAGAACTTTGAGCAGGAGCCGACAGCCAGGGAGGTCTCCATTGAGCAGGGCATCGTGCTGCCATGCCGCCCTCCCGAGGGCATCCCCCCTGCCGAG GTGGAGTGGCTGCGCAACGAGGAGCTGGTGGACCCAGCCCTGGATGCCAACGTCTACGTGACGCCAGAGCACAGCCTGGTGCTGCGTCAGGCCCGCCTGGCCGACACCGCCAACTACACCTGCGTGGCTAAAAACATCGTGGCCCGTCGCCGCAGCGCCTCTGCTGCCATCACTGTCTACG TGAACGGCGGCTGGTCGACGTGGACGCAGTGGTCAGGCTGCAGCACCAGCTGTGGACGGGGCTGGCAGAAGCGGAGCCGGACATGCACCAACCCCACACCCCTCAATGGGGGTGCTTTCTGTGAGGGCCAAAATGTGCAGAAAACCGCCTGCACCACCCTCTGCCCAG TGGACGGCGCCTGGTCGGAGTGGAGCAAGTGGTCAGAGTGTGGGGCTGAATGCACCCACTGGCGCAGCCGGGAGTGCTCGGAGCCAGCACCACGCAATGGAGGCCAGGATTGTCACGGACCCGAGCTGGACACTCGCAACTGCACCTCCGAGCTCTGCACCCACG CTGCCCCCGGCGCAGAGGACGTAGCGCTGTACGTGGGGCTGGTGGCCGTGGCCGtgtgcctggtgctgctgctgctggtgggggtGCTGGTGTACTGCCGCAAGAAGGGGGGCCTGGATGCTGATGTGGCCGATTCCTCTATCCTCACCGCCGGCTTCCAGCCCGTCAGCATCAAACCCAGCAAGGCTG aCAACCCCAGCCTGCTCACCATCCAGCCAGACctcagcaccaccaccatgaCCTACCAGGGCTCGCTCTGCCCACGCCAGGATGGCCCTGccaagctccagctgcccaATGGGCACCTGCTGAGCCCGCTGGGTGCTGGACGGCACACGCTGCACCACAGCTCACCCGCTGCCGAGGGTGCCGACTTCGTGGCCCGGCTCTCCACCCAGAGCTACTTTCGCTCCCTGCCCCGCGGCACCAACAACATGGCCTATGGCACCTTCAACTTCCTCGGGGGGCGGCTCATGATCCCCAACACAG gGATCAGCCTGCTCATCCCACCCGATGCCATCCCACGGGGGAAGATCTATGAGGTCTACCTGACCCTGCACAAGCAGGAGGAGGTGAG GCTGCCTCTGGCTGGCTGCCAGACGCTGCTGAGCCCCATCGTCAGCTGTGGCCCCCCCGGGGTCCTCCTCACCCGCCCCGCCATTCTGGCCATGGGGCACTGCGTGGAAGCCAGTGCTGAGAACTGGAGCATCCGGCTGAAGAAGCAGTCGTGCGAGGGCACGTGGGAG GACGTGCTGCAGCTGGGCGCTGAGCCGTGCACGGAGCTGTACTACTGCCAGCTGGAAGCGCAGGCTTGCTACGTGTTCACGGAGCAGCTGGGGCGCTTCGCCCTGGTCGGGGAGTCGCTCAGCATGGCGGCCTCCAAGCGCCTCAAGCTGGTCCTGTTCGCGCCGGCCGCCTGCCCCTCGCTCGAGTACAACATCCGTGTCTACTGCCTCAGCGACACCCAGGACGTCCTCAAG GAGGTGATCCAGCTGGAGAAGCAGCTGGGGGGGCAGCTGATCGGAGCTCCCCGGGTGCTGCACTTCAAGGACAGCTACCACAACCTGCGCCTCTCCATCCACGATATGCCCAGCTCCCTCTGGAAGAGCAAGCTCCTCGCCAGCTACCAG GAGATCCCCTTCTACCACATCTGGAGTGGGCTGCAGCCCTTCCTGCACTGCACCTTCACCCTGGAGCGCCTGAGCACCAGCACCTGTGAGCTGGCCTGCAAGATCTGGGTCTGGCAAGTGGAGGGAGACGGGCAGAGCTTCACCGTCAACTTCAACATCGCCAAG GACACGAGGTTTTCAGACTGGCTGGTCCCTGAAGAGGTGGGCACCCCAGCTCTGGTGGGCCCCAGTGCCTTCAAGATCCCCTTCCTCATCCGCCAAAAGATCATCAGCAGCCTGGATCCGCCGGGCACACGGGGAGCTGACTGGAGGACACTGGCACAGAAGCTCAACCTCGACAG CCATCTCAGCTTCTTCGCCTCGAAGGCCAGCCCCACAGCCATGATCCTCAACTTGTGGGAAGCGCGGCACTTCCCCAATGGCAACCTctcccagctggctgctgccgtGGCCGAGATCGGCAAGCAGGATGGTGCCCTCTTCTCCGAGGCTGAGTGCTGA
- the EIF4E1B gene encoding eukaryotic translation initiation factor 4E type 1B isoform X1: MATGEQKQQERRQQRARQQELLPAEILGKHPLQNRWALWFFKNDKSKMWQANLRLVTKFSTVEDFWALYSHIQLASKLAAGCDYSLFKDGIEPMWEDSQNKRGGRWLITLAKQQRHTELDRFWLETVSAAPLEGPGGPGCGVPPAPGLNCSGDCPRLLFSSPQLLCLIGEMFDEYSDEVCGAVINIRTKGDKIAIWTREAENQEGVTHIGRVYKEHLGLSQKVTIGYQAHADTATKSSSLSKTKFVV; the protein is encoded by the exons ATGGCTACAGGGGAGCAG AAGCAACAGGAGCGACGCCAGCAGAGGGCTCGGCAGCAAGAGCTGCTCCCGGCAGAGATCCTGGGCAAGCACCCCCTGCAGAATAG atGGGCACTGTGGTTTTTCAAGAATGACAAGAGCAAGATGTGGCAGGCGAACCTGCGCCTCGTCACCAAATTCAGCACTGTGGAGGACTTCTGGGC GCTGTACAGTCACATCCAGCTCGCCAGCAAGCTCGCAGCTGGCTGTGACTATTCCCTCTTCAAG GATGGCATTGAGCCCATGTGGGAGGACAGCCAGAACAAGCGTGGTGGGCGCTGGCTCATCACCCTGGCCAAGCAGCAGCGTCACACCGAGCTGGACCGTTTCTGGCTGGAGACAGTGAGTGCAGCCCCACTcgagggtcctgggggtcctggctgTGGTGTTCCCCCTGCCCCAGGGCTGAACTGCAGTGGGGACTGtcccaggctcctcttctcctccccacagctgctGTGTCTCATTGGGGAGATGTTTGATGAGTACAGCGACGAGGTGTGCGGGGCCGTCATCAACATCCGCACCAAGGGGGACAAGATTGCTATCTGGACCCGGGAAGCGGAGAACCAGGAAGGGGTCACCCACATTGG gcGTGTCTACAAGGAGCACCTGGGCCTGTCACAGAAGGTGACCATTGGGTACCAGGCCCATGCGGACACGGCCACCAAGAGCAGCTCCCTTAGCAAGACCAAGTTTGTGGTGTGA